One Phaseolus vulgaris cultivar G19833 chromosome 2, P. vulgaris v2.0, whole genome shotgun sequence DNA window includes the following coding sequences:
- the LOC137811254 gene encoding cinnamoyl-CoA reductase-like SNL6, translated as MAPSFDTTTHTVCVMDASGHLGFSIVQRLLQRGYTVHASLQKHGKEDMFNGISTDSNKLKLFRSDPFDYPSIIEALRGCSGLFYTFEPPHDQPNHDEYMADVEVRAAHNVLEACAQTETIDKVVFTSSATAVVWREDRKTMELDLDERHWSDVNFCRKFKLWHGVSKTMAEKSAWALAMDRGVNMVSINAGLLMTHDLSIKHPYLRGAAEMYEDGVFVTVDLPFLVDAHICVYEEVSSYGRYLCFNHIINTHEDAVQLAQKLTPDAASSSSTSSSSSSPESGDLGKGFIEQKISNKKLNKLMVNFEA; from the exons ATGGCACCTTCTTTCGACACAACCACTCACACAGTTTGCGTCATGGACGCTTCTGGTCACCTCGGCTTCAGCATCGTCCAGAGACTCCTCCAAAGGGGCTACACCGTGCACGCCTCTCTCCAAAAACATG GGAAAGAAGACATGTTCAATGGGATTTCCACCGACTCTAATAAGCTCAAGCTTTTTCGATCTGACCCATTCGACTACCCTAGCATAATCGAGGCACTCCGAGGCTGCTCTGGTTTGTTCTACACGTTCGAACCTCCCCATGACCAACCAAATCATGAC GAATACATGGCAGACGTGGAAGTAAGAGCTGCACACAACGTGCTGGAAGCCTGTGCCCAGACAGAGACAATAGATAAAGTGGTTTTCACTTCCTCAGCAACTGCAGTAGTTTGGAGAGAGGATCGGAAGACCATGGAACTGGATCTTGATGAGAGACATTGGAGTGATGTCAATTTCTGTCGCAAATTCAAG TTATGGCATGGTGTGTCGAAGACAATGGCTGAGAAAAGTGCGTGGGCCTTAGCAATGGACAGAGGAGTGAACATGGTGTCTATCAACGCTGGCTTATTGATGACTCATGATCTCTCCATCAAACACCCTTACCTCAGAGGAGCTGCTGAGATGTACGAGGATGGTGTTTTCGTCACCGTTGATTTACCTTTCTTGGTGGATGCCCACATCTGCGTCTACGAAGAAGTCTCATCCTACGGTCGTTATTTGTGCTTCAATCACATTATCAACACCCACGAAGACGCCGTTCAGTTAGCTCAGAAGTTGACCCCTGATGCTGCTTCTTCCTCCTccacttcctcctcctcctcctcgccGGAAAG TGGCGACCTGGGTAAGGGTTTTATCGAACAGAAAATTAGCAACAAGAAGTTGAACAAATTGATGGTGAACTTCGAAGCTTGA
- the LOC137809317 gene encoding RING-H2 finger protein ATL29-like translates to MQTNHYVFIEIKAENSSQVLPPPPPSEITPSTIVFFSIAVAVFCSVGFTVVFFCRCCFGNLSRTSTLVRLSPHASPYRGLDPSLLSAFPTFLYATVKDLRKKKKYSLECAICLLEFDDDSVLRVLTGCCHVFHRECIDLWLRSHKTCPVCRTDLETPASNVQKPHEQNEENMEQERIDHVSVDVKEEDGDERDNDGDEVGLMNVGMQRNMFASARSHSTGHSIVMVREGDKGRDDDDNKYTLRLPQHVKIVRGHHYSNSCSTYKDMARRSAPCSNCGYVKLGSPSNMV, encoded by the coding sequence ATGCAAACAAACCACTATGTCTTCATCGAAATCAAAGCAGAGAACTCCTCCCAAGTGCTACCGCCGCCTCCACCGTCGGAAATCACCCCGTCGACTATAGTATTCTTCTCCATCGCAGTGGCCGTCTTCTGCTCCGTTGGTTTCACCGTCGTCTTCTTCTGCAGGTGCTGTTTCGGGAACCTCTCCCGCACTAGCACCCTCGTCCGTCTCTCTCCCCATGCTTCTCCCTACCGAGGCCTCGACCCTTCTCTGCTGAGCGCGTTCCCCACGTTCCTCTACGCCACCGTGAAGGATCTccggaagaagaagaagtactCCCTCGAATGCGCCATTTGCTTGCTGGAGTTCGACGACGACAGCGTGCTGCGTGTCTTAACCGGGTGCTGCCACGTGTTCCACCGGGAGTGCATCGACCTGTGGCTCCGGTCGCACAAGACTTGCCCCGTTTGCCGCACGGATCTCGAGACACCGGCGAGTAACGTGCAGAAACCTCACGAGCAAAACGAGGAGAATATGGAACAAGAGAGGATCGATCACGTGAGCGTTGATGTGAAAGAAGAAGATGGAGATGAGAGAGATAATGATGGTGATGAGGTAGGTTTGATGAATGTGGGCATGCAGCGAAACATGTTTGCAAGTGCACGTTCTCACTCAACTGGTCATTCCATAGTTATGGTTAGAGAAGGAGATAAAGGAAgagatgatgatgataataaaTACACTCTGAGATTGCCCCAACATGTTAAAATTGTAAGAGGTCATCATTACTCTAACAGTTGTTCAACTTACAAAGACATGGCAAGGCGTTCTGCACCTTGTAGTAACTGTGGTTATGTTAAACTTGGTAGCCCCAGTAATATGGTCTAA
- the LOC137811256 gene encoding RING-H2 finger protein ATL52-like: MASLGNPKSWVPYMNNKDCSQGFCSLYCPQWCYVIYPPPPPFEFPADDSSPNFSPLVIAVIGVLASAFLLVSYYTLISKYCGSRESSESEDHEENVELEEDHNPSLHEPWHTPTIGLDEALIKSITVCKYKKGDGLVEVTDCPVCLSEFEDNESVRLLPKCNHAFHLPCIDTWLKSHSSCPLCRASVFTFNAAALHVATPVIELGSETSENQHADENVVVTTRDGDLDAVEGEGTHGGAVPKTALRALSDLGNLRGSHSVIEIRDEEYDSIRRTVSMDHSFQRGGGLSVADVLALNQEHEGCSNGAGPSKGSRGESSKSSYKRRVLHCVLSPITMKRSFSSGRFSLSRNGRGRQWVLPV; this comes from the coding sequence ATGGCTTCTCTTGGCAACCCGAAAAGTTGGGTTCCATACATGAACAACAAAGACTGTTCTCAAGGGTTTTGTAGCTTGTATTGTCCACAGTGGTGTTATGTAATCTACCCTCCTCCTCCTCCCTTTGAATTTCCCGCTGATGATTCAAGTCCAAATTTCTCCCCTCTAGTAATTGCAGTGATTGGGGTCTTGGCCAGTGCTTTTCTTCTTGTGAGTTACTATACCTTAATATCCAAGTACTGTGGCAGCAGAGAATCTTCAGAAAGCGAAGACCACGAAGAAAACGTTGAATTGGAAGAGGATCACAACCCTTCGCTCCACGAGCCTTGGCATACTCCAACCATTGGGTTAGATGAGGCTCTGATTAAGTCCATAACAGTTTGCAAGTACAAGAAAGGCGATGGCTTGGTTGAGGTGACAGATTGCCCTGTTTGTCTCAGCGAGTTTGAAGATAATGAAAGTGTTAGACTCTTGCCTAAATGCAACCATGCTTTTCACCTCCCTTGCATTGACACCTGGCTCAAATCTCACTCCAGTTGCCCTCTATGTCGTGCCAGCGTATTCACATTCAATGCTGCAGCACTTCATGTGGCTACCCCAGTCATAGAATTGGGCAGTGAAACTTCAGAAAACCAACATGCAGATGAAAATGTTGTTGTTACTACAAGGGACGGTGATTTGGATGCTGTGGAGGGAGAAGGCACACACGGTGGAGCAGTTCCAAAGACTGCATTGCGTGCTTTAAGTGATCTAGGAAATTTGAGGGGAAGCCATAGTGTAATCGAGATTAGAGACGAAGAGTATGACTCCATTAGAAGGACAGTTTCTATGGATCATTCATTTCAAAGGGGTGGTGGTCTTTCAGTGGCTGATGTTCTCGCTTTGAATCAAGAGCATGAAGGATGTTCCAATGGGGCTGGTCCTTCAAAGGGATCAAGAGGTGAAAGTAGCAAGTCTAGCTATAAAAGAAGGGTTTTGCATTGTGTTTTGAGTCCAATTACAATGAAGAGATCATTTTCTAGTGGAAGATTCTCCCTTAGCAGAAATGGCAGAGGAAGGCAATGGGTTCTTCCTGTCTGA
- the LOC137811257 gene encoding 28 kDa ribonucleoprotein, chloroplastic encodes MATIESALTLFAPQRFSDYRSSAKPPHSIKLHDSTSLIFSSNASSFKTARLCLRLCSALQELPTTEKTPGPTQPTDNLTKLYVANLSWSLSPADIKGIFAQCGTVTDVEIIRNRKGRHMGYAFVTMDSGEEAQVAVDKFDSSELSGRIIRVELAKTFKKPPPPPPPPPPPPQPRETRHVLYVSNLAWKARSTHLRQVFTENFKTPVSARVVFDSPAKRSAGYGFVSFLTKEDAEAAISNVDGKEIMGRPLRLSFSEKKDNEAGSEKEEDQIKDAESEDEDQGSVAQPEES; translated from the exons ATGGCTACTATAGAATCTGCCCTCACCCTGTTCGCACCTCAACGATTTTCGGACTATCGTTCGTCTGCAAAACCCCCTCACTCCATTAAGCTCCATGATTCCACTTCCCTTATTTTCTCTTCCAATGCCTCCTCTTTCAAAACTGCAAGACTCTGCTTACGGCTATGCTCTGCTCTGCAAGAGCTACCCACAACAGAGAAAACACCTGGCCCAACCCAACCAACTGACAACCTCACCAAGCTCTACGTTGCTAACTTGTCTTGGTCTCTGTCGCCGGCTGACATCAAGGGCATATTTGCCCAATGTGGAACCGTAACAGACGTCGAG ATAATAAGGAACAGAAAAGGGAGGCACATGGGATATGCCTTCGTTACTATGGATTCCGGGGAAGAGGCTCAGGTTGCTGTTGATAAATTTGACTCATCT GAGTTATCAGGACGGATAATAAGGGTAGAGCTTGCAAAGACATTCAAGAaacctcctcctcctcctcctccacctCCTCCACCTCCTCAACCTAGAGAGACACGTCATGTACTTTATGTATCCAACCTTGCATGGAAAGCAAGATCTACCCATCTCAGGCAAGTCTTCACCGAAAATTTCAAAACACCAGTTTCTGCTAGGGTTGTCTTTGATAGCCCTGCTAAACGATCAGCTGGGTACGGATTTGTTTCTTTTCTTACTAAGGAGGATGCAGAGGCTGCCATTTCTAATGTGGATGGGAAG GAGATAATGGGACGACCGCTTCGCCTAAGCTTTAGTGAAAAGAAAGATAATGAAGCTGGAAGTGAAAAAGAGGAAGACCAAATTAAAGATGCTGAAAGTGAAGATGAAGACCAAGGTTCTGTTGCTCAACCAGAAGAGTCATAA